A region of Reichenbachiella carrageenanivorans DNA encodes the following proteins:
- a CDS encoding AraC family transcriptional regulator, translating into MIPSKDKLIGTNGLKIAPFRKHIRKTIAHRHHNYFEIIYLSKGSGSHTIDHSTYLIDAPLLFFMRRDQIHCWDITSEPEGYVILVKNNYIDEHLELRKYMLQLSRATCLPATDPTIDIYFKLLLSEYQKEDVSQTALVSALFKSFLIKSVGLIDANSTSVPYSGLFQHFIQLLENSRPIVNQVAHYAERLHTSPQNLSQICRKQAGVSASEVIAEYIISEAKRLLDYTSYSVAQVAYELNFKDPSHFTKYFKRRAQVTPQDYRRILLDSPD; encoded by the coding sequence ATGATTCCTTCCAAGGACAAATTGATAGGAACGAATGGGTTGAAAATCGCTCCTTTCCGAAAACATATCAGAAAGACCATTGCGCATCGCCATCACAATTATTTTGAAATCATTTACTTGTCCAAAGGATCTGGATCGCATACGATAGATCACTCTACTTACCTTATTGATGCTCCTCTGCTGTTTTTTATGAGGAGAGATCAGATCCACTGTTGGGATATTACTTCGGAGCCAGAGGGGTATGTGATTTTAGTTAAAAACAACTACATCGATGAGCATCTTGAGTTGCGCAAGTATATGCTCCAGCTTTCACGAGCTACGTGCTTGCCAGCCACAGACCCGACGATTGATATTTATTTCAAACTGCTGCTGAGTGAGTACCAAAAAGAAGACGTTTCTCAGACGGCTCTGGTGTCTGCACTCTTCAAGTCCTTTTTGATCAAGTCTGTTGGTTTGATAGATGCCAATTCTACGTCGGTGCCATATTCAGGTTTGTTTCAACATTTCATCCAACTTCTTGAAAATTCACGGCCTATTGTGAATCAGGTAGCGCATTATGCAGAGCGGCTACACACCAGTCCTCAAAATCTAAGTCAAATATGCAGAAAGCAAGCAGGAGTGTCTGCTTCAGAAGTGATTGCCGAATATATCATCAGTGAAGCCAAAAGGCTATTGGATTATACTTCTTATTCGGTTGCTCAGGTTGCCTACGAATTAAACTTTAAAGACCCTTCTCATTTCACAAAGTATTTTAAGAGACGAGCACAAGTAACGCCTCAGGACTACAGAAGAATATTGCTAGATAGTCCAGACTAA
- a CDS encoding TonB-dependent receptor domain-containing protein has protein sequence MRKKIFIPFLFLLPWSVSAQSILKGVLVENTERSAIEFASVALYQSSDSSLIGGVISKADGSFEITKIKTGAYYLQVQFMGFEELVLPNLNFNKKQTLDLGTITLKPNDELLEELVVSGEKVTTMHKVDRQVFDAGQFKNSQGGTATDVIRNMPSVSINAEGTVAVRGTDGFVVLLNGKPIQSDVKMLLDQLPANAIQNVEVITAPSAKYDSEGKAGIVNIVTTQNATDGMFAQVNVKGGLPSIQTYDNENAATRYGADFTLNYQKDKWDWSLGAGYLRNDKTGRREGDVWTEIDDKRTEFPSDGERSFDEINYSGRASVGFHPSERTDINVGFYGGKHQKDRLADIYYNNKTYHLPDGAQTGSFDYYNHNLRTRTGDFLLGSIDFAHAFANESKLSTSFLYEYTLLGGPTENYNLPYDWQQTTAYYQLEYNTNENPLYGTRFNLDYALQPGEIGQWEVGYQFRNLDHQGDFDYRRYNETTDNINDRDDWEIVPEFSSELNLKRSIHSGYVMWTGEIEAWTFGGGLRAEMMDRTLEYLGATPGAVQETLGYDYFKLFPSANVQYMVNDELRLKAAYSKRVQRTTTFKMNPFKEREHSETLEQGDANLLPEFVDLIEVGVVKDIDAHSFSATAYFRNTENLINRVNTVDSDTVLNRIYTNVGTGKSLGMEFSGDLQLTDRWKLYAGANIYYASIDGKFNNELINTSAWQSSFNINTTYQITDTWSAQWSLNYLSQRVTAQGKDSKFYSPNLTVQKTFMDNRLTLSAQWLNMDMGLLDTNEQRITTTGDYVDATDGLRKAFYTTTNYVYEVDMIMINLSFKFNQLKNKAKFVNSEFGEKEF, from the coding sequence ATGAGAAAAAAAATATTCATACCCTTTCTATTCTTACTGCCTTGGAGCGTGTCGGCACAGTCGATCCTGAAAGGAGTTTTGGTTGAGAATACAGAGCGTTCGGCTATCGAATTTGCGAGCGTAGCACTTTACCAATCCTCAGACAGTAGTTTAATAGGTGGGGTTATTTCTAAGGCGGATGGCTCTTTCGAAATCACAAAAATTAAAACCGGAGCATATTATTTGCAAGTCCAATTTATGGGTTTTGAGGAATTGGTACTGCCAAATTTAAATTTCAATAAAAAACAAACCCTCGATCTGGGCACTATCACGCTCAAACCCAATGACGAATTGCTTGAAGAGCTTGTGGTCTCAGGAGAGAAAGTCACTACCATGCACAAGGTCGATCGGCAAGTGTTTGACGCCGGGCAATTCAAAAATAGCCAAGGCGGAACCGCTACTGACGTGATTAGAAATATGCCGTCGGTGAGTATCAATGCAGAAGGTACGGTGGCGGTACGTGGCACAGACGGTTTTGTGGTGTTACTCAATGGTAAACCGATCCAGTCGGATGTTAAAATGCTCTTGGATCAGCTGCCAGCTAATGCCATTCAAAATGTGGAGGTCATCACTGCTCCATCAGCAAAATACGACTCTGAAGGTAAGGCTGGTATTGTCAATATCGTAACTACACAAAATGCTACAGATGGCATGTTTGCCCAAGTCAATGTGAAGGGTGGGTTGCCTAGTATTCAGACATATGACAATGAAAATGCCGCCACTCGGTACGGAGCAGACTTTACGCTCAACTATCAAAAAGACAAATGGGATTGGTCATTAGGAGCGGGCTATTTGAGAAATGACAAAACAGGCCGTAGAGAAGGAGATGTGTGGACTGAGATCGACGATAAGCGTACTGAATTTCCTTCGGATGGAGAAAGAAGTTTTGATGAAATCAACTATTCAGGGCGGGCATCTGTAGGGTTTCACCCAAGTGAAAGGACAGATATCAACGTGGGGTTTTATGGAGGAAAACATCAAAAAGATAGGCTAGCTGATATTTATTACAATAATAAAACCTATCATTTGCCAGACGGTGCTCAAACGGGGTCGTTCGACTATTACAATCACAACCTGAGAACCAGAACAGGTGATTTTCTACTGGGAAGTATCGATTTTGCTCATGCTTTTGCTAATGAGTCTAAGCTGTCCACTTCGTTTTTGTATGAATATACCCTGTTGGGTGGCCCTACAGAAAATTACAATCTGCCATATGACTGGCAACAGACGACTGCCTACTACCAGCTGGAATACAATACCAATGAAAATCCACTCTATGGTACACGATTCAATTTGGACTATGCCCTCCAGCCAGGGGAGATTGGCCAATGGGAAGTGGGCTATCAATTTAGAAACCTAGATCACCAAGGAGACTTTGATTATCGCAGATACAACGAAACCACAGACAATATCAATGATAGAGATGATTGGGAAATAGTCCCTGAATTTTCTAGCGAACTGAACCTCAAACGAAGTATACATTCGGGTTATGTCATGTGGACGGGAGAAATAGAAGCTTGGACATTCGGTGGTGGCTTGAGAGCAGAAATGATGGATCGTACGTTGGAATATCTAGGCGCCACACCAGGGGCAGTTCAGGAAACTTTGGGTTATGACTATTTCAAATTATTTCCTTCGGCCAATGTGCAATATATGGTCAACGACGAATTGAGATTGAAGGCGGCTTATAGCAAGCGCGTACAACGTACTACGACATTCAAAATGAATCCTTTCAAGGAAAGAGAACACTCTGAAACACTCGAACAAGGAGATGCCAATTTGCTGCCTGAGTTTGTAGATTTGATAGAGGTAGGAGTGGTCAAGGATATAGATGCACATTCCTTTTCGGCTACGGCCTATTTTAGAAACACTGAAAACCTGATCAATCGAGTGAATACAGTGGATAGTGATACTGTTTTGAATAGAATTTATACCAATGTAGGTACGGGCAAATCTTTAGGTATGGAGTTTAGTGGAGATTTGCAACTTACGGATCGCTGGAAGTTGTACGCTGGAGCCAATATCTACTATGCCAGCATCGACGGCAAGTTCAACAACGAGCTGATTAACACTAGCGCTTGGCAAAGCTCATTCAATATCAATACCACGTATCAGATCACAGATACATGGAGTGCACAATGGTCGCTCAATTACCTGTCTCAGCGGGTGACTGCTCAAGGCAAAGACTCTAAGTTTTATAGTCCGAATTTGACTGTTCAGAAAACCTTTATGGACAATAGACTAACGCTCTCCGCCCAGTGGCTCAATATGGACATGGGGCTACTCGATACCAACGAACAGAGAATCACCACTACTGGGGACTATGTAGATGCTACTGATGGTTTGCGCAAAGCTTTTTATACCACTACCAATTATGTGTATGAAGTGGATATGATCATGATCAATTTGAGTTTCAAATTCAATCAGTTGAAAAATAAAGCCAAGTTTGTGAATAGCGAATTTGGTGAGAAAGAATTTTAA